From one Triticum urartu cultivar G1812 chromosome 3, Tu2.1, whole genome shotgun sequence genomic stretch:
- the LOC125543451 gene encoding uncharacterized protein LOC125543451: MAASLWLPSPPLHSAVFLSTNHSPSPSPPLAPASTLLQRKHAPARARGNLACSSSGSSSSSASSVVTKDQEGAAAAAAAEATAPAPAPAAVRYDYKDDPNFRGCKGCGREETERGCNGEGRIMGGIAAVPLFGWWPIKAYRPCPGFVASGGRYRRYGQSMDDVIAGKGRKVASDKKKSDK, from the exons ATGGCGGCCTCCCTCTGGctcccttctcctcctcttcACAGCGCCGTCTTCCTCTCGACCAACCactccccctccccctctcctcctttGGCGCCTGCGTCGACTCTGCTGCAGAGGAAGCACGCGCCGGCCAGAGCCAGAGGCAATCTTGCCTGCAGCTCATCCGGCAGCTCCTCGTCCTCTGCTTCCTCTGTTGTGACCAAAGATCAagagggagcagcagcagcagcagcagcagaggcgACGGCCCCTGCCCCTGCTCCGGCGGCTGTCAGATACGACTACAAGGATGACCCCAACTTCAG GGGGTGCAAAGGGTGCGGTCGTGAGGAAACAGAGAGGGGCTGCAACGGCGAAGGGCGGATCATGGGCGGCATAGCCGCCGTCCCCTTGTTTGGGTGGTGGCCGATCAAGGCCTACCGGCCGTGCCCCGGCTTCGTCGCCTCCGGTGGCCGGTACCGGCGCTACGGCCAGAGCATGGACGACGTCATAGCCGGCAAGGGACGGAAAGTCGCCTCCGACAAGAAGAAAAG TGACAAATGA
- the LOC125543449 gene encoding protein DEFECTIVE IN MERISTEM SILENCING 3-like, with amino-acid sequence MEAPLTVQIVEFNTKVMQEELKKLGLKVNHHEANITFLKSEIYAIEESIADLTIKRGKKVVASSNGTSVQEAEQRTIESICNQDKTAASLICQLKKRHSAQISTMPMMKDILGVVATLGKTNDDNLSSLLSEYLGIDNMLGLVCKTYDGIKSLETYGTEGNIDKKSGIHGLGGSIGKILHGRFTVFCLENIRPFSGEVVIDDPQRYLMLRKPRLPNGESPPGFLGFAVNMILMDQAYLSCLTPHGHGLRETLFYSLFSHLQVYKTTADLRRAIPFINDGAVSLDGGILRPNGSFCLGDRKDVEVKFTVALSSGDSNTPGSITEMEEQVKLKNWEKERLVEDIKREEDLLKQVKDSFSNQKQQLLDYITQSPASKRVQGSPTIRSPATPGSNPFAATPGRNPFTSTPGSHPFATTPGGNPFAATTPGGHPIAATPGSHPIAATPGNISFAVKPPHMR; translated from the exons GTGATGCAAGAGGAGCTGAAGAAGCTGGGGCTCAAGGTCAACCACCATGAGGCCAACATCACGTTCCTCAAGTCTGAGATCTATGCTATCGAAGAGTCGATTGCTGACCTGACAA TTAAACGTGGAAAGAAGGTTGTAGCTTCAAGTAATGGTACATCAGTTCAAGAAGCTGAACAGCGTACAATTGAAAGCATATGTAATCAGGACAAGACAGCAGCTTCGCTTATATGCCAGCTCAAGAAACGTCATTCCGCACAAATATCAACAATGCCAATGATGAAAGATATCCTTGGTGTTGTGGCTACCTTAGGAAAAACAAATGATGATAATCTAAGCAG CCTACTCTCAGAGTACTTGGGAATAGACAATATGCTTGGTCTCGTTTGCAAGACTTATGATGGCATAAAGAGTCTTGAAACATATGGCACAGAAGGCAACATTGATAAGAAAAGTGGTATTCATGGACTGGGTGGCTCAATTGGAAAGATTCTGCATGGGAGGTTTACCGTGTTTTGTCTTGAAAACATAAG GCCATTTTCTGGAGAAGTTGTGATTGATGATCCACAAAGATATCTTATGCTGCGTAAACCAAGGTTGCCTAACGGGGAGTCTCCTCCTGGTTTTCTTGGTTTCGCAGTAAATATGATACTTATGGACCAGGCATACTTGAGTTGTCTCACACCCCATGGCCATGGTCTTAGGGAGACTTTGTTTTACAGTTTGTTTTCTCATTTACAAGTTTATAAGACTACAGCTGATCTACGGCGTGCTATTCCCTTCATAAATGATGGTGCGGTTTCTCTAGATGGTGGTATATTGAGGCCTAATGGTTCATTCTGCCTTGGTGATAG GAAAGATGTTGAAGTGAAATTTACTGTAGCTTTAAGCTCTGGGGATTCAAACACACCTGGAAGTATCACTGAAATGGAAGAGCAAGTCAAACTGAAGAACTGGGAGAAGGAAAGGCTTGTTGAGGATATAAAAAGGGAGGAAGATTTGTTAAAGCAAGTTAAGGACTCATTCAGCAATCAAAAGCAACAGCTTCTGGACTATATCACTCAATCGCCAGCGTCAAAG AGGGTGCAGGGTTCACCAACCATTCGCTCACCTGCAACTCCGGGAAGTAATCCATTTGCAGCAACTCCTGGGCGTAACCCGTTTACATCAACTCCTGGAAGTCACCCGTTTGCTACAACTCCGGGAGGCAACCCATTTGCAGCTACTACTCCTGGAGGTCACCCGATTGCAGCAACTCCTGGAAGTCACCCGATCGCAGCAACTCCTGGAAATATTTCGTTTGCAGTCAAGCCTCCCCACATGCGCTGA